gatggtccatttagagtcaaacagaccataaagtaggggagtcgccccctgctggtcactggaGAGAATGCACCGCAAACCACAGGGGTTGCTGCCTGCACAGACCGCTTCAGATGGCGGTCAACCtaaaaggggggcggggcttcgccTCCTTAAAAGTCTGAGGCGGACACACAGACTTACAGTACGGGCTGTGAGCCGGGTGGTACGGCGCCCACGGGTGCCCGGGGAATGGCGACGCCCCACCAAAGGAGTCTACGGGACATTGCGCGCAGCAGGCCGCCCCCTGCGGCGAGCACGTGTACGGCGACAGCGCGTGGTGCCGCAAGTTGCCCGATGGCGGGTTGGAGCACAGCGAGAGCGGCTGCTCCAGGCTGCCCCAGCTGTGCCGGCTGGGGAGGGACGCGAACTTGTAGCCCGAGAGGCTGCTGTCGGCGGAGCGGCAGGACGGGTCTTTCCGGCCCGGGGAGGACGGCAGGCTGTCGGGGTAACCCGACCAGCTGCTGGCGAAGCTCGGGTGGAGCCAGGCGCCGCCGTCCCGGCTGGGGAACGGCGTGGGCTGGCTGTACCCGGGGGGCAGGCAGCAGGGGGGCTGATAACAGCAGAAGCTGGAGCCCGGGGGAGAGAGGCGGAGCTCCTCCGCGCGGCCCGGCCTCGGTCCGCCAAACGGCGAGGCGGAGGCGTGGTGGTGGCGCCGGGCGTCGGGGTGAGGGGCGGAGCTTGGCTCGTGGACGCCGCTGGCTTCCTGCTCCTGCGTGCTCATCGTCTCATCGTCCTCCTGCGGCGTGTTGAGGCGTCCGCTGAGGTATCCGCTCAGAAAGCTGCGACAGGAAACGAGACATCAGACAGTTAATGGAGATTATATCAAAGTCTGAACCCAAAACACCAGCCGATCAAACAGCGCGTTTCATTTAAACAATATCATAAAAATAATGCAGGATATCGTGAATCCTCTTCATATAGATACATATATCTTCttatatatgtatctatatgAAGATGATTCACGTTATACTGCATTGAAGACGTGTGTTGTTTCCACAGAGGAGGACTTTTATATCTCAGTGAAGATCAAGCAGAGAAAACCGTGACCCAGAAAAGCTGCTGTGGCGTCCGCGCGGGGTTAAAGGTGAGCAGGATGTGCAGCCGCGTCACATCCGGTTAGGCCCCTTATCGCAGGGACGCATCTTCTGCGGCTGGCAGCGACACATCCGCTCCGCGAGGAGGAACAGAAAGGGAGGCGCGGGGACGCGCTCCTCACCTGACGGGGGCCGAGGCCGAGTGGACGGTACCGGGCAGCATCACTGGGCCCCCCCCTCAGGACGACCACGGGCTCCCGCCTCCGGCTGCATCCGAAGCCCTGCGGGAGGAGACGCATGAGAACagctgactcccccccccctcgccccccccccgggcggaTCTCACCCACGCGGGTTTCTAGTTCTGCGGAGAtgatgttggggggggggactttctTCTGTCGCTCgtcgggtaaaaaaaaaagaaacatttacaaTATAAAACGTCTCTGACAAACAGCTGTGATTTAATGACTTTAACAATAACGGAGTTTGTATCTCGATGATTAAATGAATTCCGGGCGTTGTCAATAATTATTCTACATAGATAAACACctgcttatttatttttctttggggCTTTTTCAGTGACGGTTCATGACTCAAAGAGCCAAATTAGACGCAAGAATTATTTCCAGAAACACATTAACTtttccacaaaacaaacaaacaaacacacacacacagacacacacacacagcagcgctGACAAAACCAGAAATGAGAGTTTGTGCGCGTGTCCAGGTGCACAAACAGGTGACGTGTTGCGTAATGAGAGAACTTCAAAACTCACCGTCGATGACttccggtaaaaaaaaaaaaaggacaacgaAAAAGAGTTTAAGAAGCAAAACGTACGTTGAGTTCAAGTATTCAAACGGTTTAAATCTGAACGCAGATTCTCAGCCGCGCGTCGCCTCCGCGAGACTGAAGAGGAATGTGACGCGCGAGCGCTCCTCGTGCCTCACATGgtgaagccccgcccacacacgcgcacgcgcagcCCCGGGCACCTTGTAAACGCTGTTTCAGCCTATTTGTTTTTGCATGAACGCGCTAAAAAAGGTCGCGTGTCTGCAACTACGAGGTGTGTGAATAACTACTAATAAATATCAGTTCATGTTGCTGATGAAGAGTTGATGAAGATGACTAATGACACTGACGTTACGTAGCCGCCTGGTCGCACACGAAGGAAACCAGTTGTTTTAGATCcttgaaaaagaataaaacacgtACGTTTTACATCAAATCAAACATTTCAATGAAAAAAgagcaacacatttttatttttattctctttcttTTAATAGTAGTTAATTAACTATGAAAAGTTGAAGTCATTTTAAAACGGTCACGTTAAAACATGTAATCTAATCGCAAATCTTGTTTTGTTAAACGGAAGTGATTCAGGAACATTGTAGTTATTCATCAcgcagcgtgggggggggggggctccgatGCTTCGTGTTGTTATCCGAGTGGATGCAGGAAGGCGCCGACGTCGACCCGCCGCTGTTTGGAGAAGCAGAGGTTCAGCCAGTCCTTCTGCACGGGGGCGGCCCCCGGGAACCGACCACACAGGTCCCTCAGCTCCTGGTCcagagaagaacacacacacacacacacacattaactcaTTCCCGTAAATGAAAACAGAGTCAGATGAGGCGTCAGATCCCACCTGTGATTGCATGTCGCTCTCCACCTCCGCGACGACGTGAGTGACCTCCGGACTCAtgacctcctcctcgtctccatcATACGTGACCTGCGGCTAAGGACCTTTTGACGCCACAAACTTCCTTCTGCGGCACACGATGCCTTCGAGGACCATTGGAAAGATGAAAACCTGACAATTATCACCCCCGGTGAAAGGATATGTGACGAGGTGGCGCGCCAGCGTCCTCCTCTCCGACGCCGCGAGGTTGTAGAAGAACACA
This Gasterosteus aculeatus chromosome 8, fGasAcu3.hap1.1, whole genome shotgun sequence DNA region includes the following protein-coding sequences:
- the LOC120824106 gene encoding uncharacterized protein LOC120824106 isoform X1; protein product: MLPGTVHSASAPVSFLSGYLSGRLNTPQEDDETMSTQEQEASGVHEPSSAPHPDARRHHHASASPFGGPRPGRAEELRLSPPGSSFCCYQPPCCLPPGYSQPTPFPSRDGGAWLHPSFASSWSGYPDSLPSSPGRKDPSCRSADSSLSGYKFASLPSRHSWGSLEQPLSLCSNPPSGNLRHHALSPYTCSPQGAACCAQCPVDSFGGASPFPGHPWAPYHPAHSPYYASARPGARYIGHSAPAKERPPPHSTPLSLEQRKVFVTYEADNDKHVNEIINFVALLRHNGFDTHIDIFEQQFRSISKIDFMERYLSEKEYLIIIIISPKYHETVTASPGAPQTDERTFNTVYIHKQLQNEFIQNGSKNFRFIPIVFPGAKKHHVPNWLQNTHVYEWPLHRDDIVRRLMRVEKYNPPPIGELPTIVSIPI